The sequence CTCGTTGGGATGACAAGAGGTCAGCCATTGATCGGAAGATCGTGGCGAGTTGTAGGTTATTGTGCTTCATTGAGTGCCTATTGTGCGGTCTTCACAAGGTTTCAGGCAAGAGCCACTTTATTGACAAGCTGAATTCCGGTCTCATAGGATGACCCGATAATGGATAGTGAAATTCAAATCCATCTGAACGGACAAGTTCGGACTTGGCGCAGCGGCACAACAGTCGCTGATCTGTTGCACGACCTCGACATCAAGGCAGAACGAGTGGCAGTCGAGTTAAATCTTGAAGTGCTAGATCGGGCGAGGTTTGATCAACGGTTGCTCAAAGATGGCGATCGGCTCGAAATTATCGGCTTTATCGGCGGCGGATCCTTATAAGAGGGCACTATGGCGGACGATCGATTAATTATCGCAGGGCGAGAGTTCAAGTCCCGGCTATGGGTTGGAACGGGAAAATACAAAGATTTTGTCGAAACGCAAAAGGCGATTGAAATATCCGGCGCTGATGTGGTGACGGTCGCAGTGCGCCGGGTGAATATCACCGATCGGTCGAAAGAGAACCTCCTTGATTACATCGATCCCAAGAAATATACGATTTTGCCGAACACAGCCGGATGCTACAGCGTGGAAGACGCCGTTCGCTATTCACGCTTAGCGCGTGCGGCCGGCGTTTCGGATCTGGTAAAGTTAGAGGTGCTTGGCGACGAGAGGACCTTGTTTCCGGATACGGCGGGGTTGATCGAAGCGGCGAAGATTCTCGCCAAAGAAGGCTTTATCGTATTACCCTACACGAATGACGATCCGATTGTCGCTCAAAAACTCGTCGATGTTGGATGTCCAGCCGTCATGCCGCTGGCGGCGCCGATCGGATCGGGACTCGGAATCCGCAATCCCTATAACTTGAAAATCATTATGGAAATGATCAAGGTGCCGATCATCGTGGATGCTGGTGTTGGAACCGCGTCCGATGCCGCATTTGCAATGGAATTAGGAGCGGATGCGGTACTCATGAATACGGCTATTGCCGGCGCGCAGAATCCTCTTGCCATGGCGGAAGCGATGAAGTACGCCGTTCACGCCGGTCGGCTAGCTTACAGAGCCGGCCGTATTCCGAGGAAGCTGTATGCCACGGCCAGCAGCCCGATCGAAGGAATGCTGTGAAAACAGTACCGAGGACCGAGCGCTGAGTTTGGTCAGTAAAAGAGAAATGGAAAAAATTGGAACAGCGCTGGTTTTCTGGTTAACTCAGCACTCAGCACTGCAGTGATGCCTCCGATAGATTTTCGTCTGCTTCTGGTAACCGATCGTCACCAAATTCACGGACGCTCCCTTGTGACGGTTCTCAGTCACGCGATCCACGCCGGTGTGCATGCCATTCAGTTGAGAGAGCGGGATCTCTCCACGGGCGAACTCCTTTCATTGGCAGGAGACCTCCAAGCGATAACAACGCCTGGAGGAGTTTCGTTGATCATCAATGATCGTGTGGATCTCGCAATGGCGCTGGGTTTGGACGGCGTTCACTTGCGAGCGGATAGTTTGCCTTCCCATTCGGTGCGTCAGATCATCGGTCCGCGCCGATTGATCGGTGTCTCCGCACATTCGGCTGAAGATGTGCGTCACGCGAATCACGGCTGCGTCGACTATGTAGTCCTTGGTCCCATTTTCGATACCCCATCCAAGCGCTCCTTTGGACCTCCCCTTGGGCTCGATCTGTTGGCCGATGTCTGTCGTAACTCGTCTATCCCGGTCTTTGCCATCGGAGGGATCACGTGCGAGCGGGTCTGTGAAGTCCGCCAAGCCGGTGCACATGGAGTTGCCGTGATCGGAGCGCTGTTGACACGCGACGATATCGGTGCGGCTGTCAGAGAATTCACTTGCGCGTTGGAGATGTGAGCCGTTGAGTCATGCGGCGTGCACGCAAGTCGCGTGAGATCGTCTGTTGGTGTTGACCACCCCTAGGTCGAGTGTTAGAATCCAAAAACTAGGTTTATTCGCGGTCAAATCAATATCGCGAAACACTCGTGTCGTCTCGATATGGCGGAAAGTAAAGGTCAGCCAAATCGACTCCGGTCTCTCCGAGATTCTGTCAAGAAGATTACGAAGCGGCTATCTGAGGGTGATGGAGAGATGATCCACAAGAACGACGAACACGCGCGGGAACTGGACAAACTTCGCGTTCAGATTCAGTCGATGGAAGAAGAGATCCGTCGACTGTATCAATCTCGGCACCAACTCGATCAAGCTAATAAGCAGAATGAAAAGCTTGTAGCGACGCTGCAGGAAGCGAAGGCTCAGATTGAGGCGCTACGGACCGAGGTCGAAAAACTGACGGCACCGCCGTCCGCCTATGCCATTTTTTCAAGCATGAATGCGGACGGCACGGGAAATGTCTACGTGTCCGGACGGAAGATGAAGGTCAGCCTGCATCCCTCAATCAGGCCGACAGAGTTGCGTAAAGGACGAGAAGTTGTCCTCAATGAAGCGCTCAATGTGATTGAGGTAAAGGGATTTGATAGCCAAGGAGAAGTTGTTCGGCTCAAAGACGTGCTGGAGGGAGGACGAGCTCTCGTCACACTCCATTTTGATGAGGAGAAAGTGGCTGAGTTGGGTGATCCACTGCTGACGGAACGGCTGAGCGTAGGGGATCATCTTTTGTACGACTCTCGATCAGGTTATGTGATTGAGAAGCTGCCGAAGTCCGAAGCGTCAGAGCTCGTGTTAGAAGAAGTTCCGGATGTCGACTATGAGCATATCGGCGGTCTCCAAAAAGAATTAGACCAAGTGCGTGATGCTGTCGAACTCCCATTTTTACATCCACAGGTTTTTTCCGAGTATAAGCTCAGTGCTCCAAAGGGTGTCCTGCTTTATGGTCCGCCCGGCTGTGGGAAGACACTGATTGCGAAAGCCGTGGCCAACTCGATCGCTAAGAAATTGGGCCATCGAGCGGGTAAGGAAATTCGCAGTTACTTTCTGCACGTCAAAGGCCCGGAGCTCCTGAATAAATATGTGGGCGAATCAGAACGGCAGGTGCGAGAGGTCTTCAAAAAAGCTAAGGAACGAGCCGATGATGGCCATCCGGTCATCGTCTTTTTCGACGAAATGGACGCACTTTTTCGGACCCGTGGGACGGGGGTGTCATCGGACATTGAGTCTACAATCGTTCCTCAATTCCTTTCGGAGATCGACGGGGTGGAACGTTTACGCAATGTCATCGTCATCGGAGCGAGCAATCGCCAGGATCTGATCGATCCGGCCGTGCTTCGTGCGGGTCGATTGGACGTCAAAGTGAAGGTGGGAAGACCGGATGCCACGGCCGCTCGAGATATTTTCTCAAAATATATCTCCACGGATCTTCCGTTCGCCCAGGAGGATATAGAACGTCACGGAGGGGATCGCCAGGCACTCGTAGATCGCTTGACCGCCCTGACGGTCGAAACGATGTACGCGGCTAGCGAGGAAAATAAGTTCATTGAAGTGACGTATGCCAATGGTGAAAAGGAAGTCTTGTATTTCAAAGACTTTGCCAGTGGGGCATTGATCGAGGGGATCGTCTCACGAGCGAAGAAGTTTGCCGTGAAGCGCGTAATCGCGCATGAAGGTTCAGGCCTGCATTCGGATGACTTGATACGGGCCATTCGTGAAGAGTTCAAGGAACACGAGGACCTTCCGAATACGACCAATCCAGACGATTGGGCAAAAGTTGCTGGGAAGAAGGGCGAAAAAATCGTTCATCTTCGGACCATCAGCGGTGGACCGACAGAGCATCGGCAAATTGAAACCATCAGTACTGGCCACTATCTCTAGCGATTGTATGCAAGAACACACTCCCACGAATCGCGCACGGGTGCTGGGCACTGAAACCGAGTTTGGCATTGTGTCGAAAGATGCCACCACTCTGGATCCTGTATCCGGCTCGTTTGCCGTGATCGGCCACTATCCTGGCTTGCCGGCGCCTAGTGCAATTTGGGATTACGAAAATGAAAATCCCCTCCTGGACGCGCGGGGCTTCGAAGTCAATGGTGAGCGAGAGCGTCCCAACCCAGACTATAACCGACAGCTGAATAAGGTGCTCGCGAACGGAGGGCGCTTGTACGTTGATGGAGCCCATCCAGAGTACTCGACGCCAGAATGTTCAAGTGCTCGAGAGGTTGTGGCGTTTGAGCGTGTCGGAGAAAGAATTCTCGCGAAAAGTCTCCAGGAGATGACTCGCGTACGGAGAAGCGAACAGTATCTCTTATACAAGAATAATTCAGACGGCAAAGGCAACAGCTATGGGTATCACGAAAACTATCTGGTCTCGAGGGCTGTGTCGTTCGACAAAATTGCACGTGTATTGACACCATTCCTCGTGACTCGACCGATTTTTGCCGGAGCAGGAAAAGTCGGTGCGGAAAATCAGACCAGTCCGGCGGAATATCAGATTTCCCAGCGCGCCGACTTCTTTGAATGTCTCATGGATCTCAATACGATGGTCAAGCGTCCGATCATCAACACGCGAGATGAGCCCCATGCTGATTCGGCACGATTTCGAAGACTGCATGTCATCACGGGTGATGCCAATATGGCTGAGGTGTCTACCTATTTGAAGGTCGGAACCTTAGATGTTGTCTTGGATTTGCTCGAAAGCGGAGCCGAGGTGCCTCAGTTGGAACTCGATGAACCAGTTCGAGTGTTCAAGCAAGTGTCGCGTGACTTGGAGGTGAAGCAGACGGTGAAGTTGGCCGGCGGAAGGCCGACCACGGCGATTTCGGTCCAGCGGGCCTACCTGAAAGCGGCTCAGACTTTTTACGCCGCTCACGGATGTCCCTCCACCATCCAAGATGTGCTGATCCGGTGGGACGGAGTGTTGAACAAGCTGGAGCGCGATCCGCGGCTACTGGTGAAGGAATTAGATTGGGTGGCGAAACGCCATATGATCGAGTCCTACATGGATAGGAAAGGGTGTGGATGGGACGACTCGCGAATGAAACTGATGGACCTCCAATACCATGATGTCCGCCCTGAGAAAGGGTTGTTTTATACGTTGGAGCGCGGGCACCTGATCGACCGAATTGTGGAGGAAGACGAGATTCAGCGGGCTGAACTCAACCCTCCGATCGGCACACGGGCCTATTTTCGAGGGCGCTGTGTTCGGAAGTTCGCGAAGTCATTGTATGGAGCGAGTTGGACATCCGTCCTGTTCGATGCCGGCAATAACACCATCAAAAAAGTGCCGCTGATGGATCCGCATCGCGGTACGCAATCGTTGACACGAGAGCTGCTGGATACCGCAGATTCCATTGATGAGTTGCTTGAAAAGCTCAAGGTTTGAGAGATGGTGGCTCTAAAATCACGATGAAGCTGCCGTATCTTCCTAATCACGACGACTCCAGTTTTTTTGACTTTCTCACCAAGCAGTATCCAGGATTGACGTTGGGTAGTCATGGCATGGCTCCGGCATCGGAGCCGATGCGAAGCGCTGGGCCGATAGCCGTGCCCTATGCGACGACTGTCCTCGCGATCAAGTATCAAGATGGAGTCGTGATTGCCGGAGATCGTCGAGCGACAGAAGGATTTCAGATTGCCGATCGCCGTATCGAAAAGGTTTTCAAGATCGATGAATGGTCGGCGATGGCGATCGCTGGAGCGGCCGGGCCGTGCATCGAGATGGCCAAATTGTTTCAGACCGAACTGGAGCACTACGAGAAACTGGAAGGTATAACGCTGTCATGCGAGGGGAAGGCCAATAAGCTTGGGCAGATGGTCAAGGCGAACCTCCCGATGGTGTTCCAGGGCTTGGTGGTCATGCCGCTGTACGTCGGGTATGACGTGACACGTGCCGAAGGGCGCATCTTCAAGTACGATATTACAGGTGGGAGATACGAAGAGTCCGACTACCATGCAATCGGTTCAGGCGGGAAAGATGCCCGCAATACGATGCGTGAGCATTTTCGGAAGAACCTTTCCGAGGCTGATGCACTCAATCTCGCCCTGTTATCGCTGTACAATGCAGCCGATGATGATGTCGGAACGGGTGGACCGGATCTCATTCGTGGAATTTACCCGACTGCCAAGTTTGTGACAGCCAAAGGTATCACCGATGTCGTCGACGAGAAGCTGAAAGCGGTGTACGACGAGATGATGACCGCACGCCGTTCGAGGGAGGCGTAATCATGGTCATGCCCTATTACGTGTCCCCTGAGCAGATGATGCAGGATAAAGCTGAGTATGCCAAGAAGGGGATTGCCAAAGGCCGTTCGATCATCGCGATGGAGTATGTCGACGGCATTCTGTTGACCGCGGATAATCCAAGTGCCTCGCTGCACAAAGTGTCGGAGATCTACGATAACATTGCGTTTGCCGGGGCCGGCAAGTATAGCGAATTTGAGAATCTTCGAAAGGCTGGAATCCGTCACGCCGATCTCAAAGGGTTCATGTACAGCCGTGAGGATGTCACAGGCCGTTCTCTGGCGAACGGCTACTCCCAAAGCCTCGGAACCGTATTCAGCCAGGAAATGAAGCCGCTTGAGGTGGAGATTCTGGTCGTACAGGCTGGTACCAACAACGGTTACCCGAACGAGATCTATCGTATATCGTTTGATGGCAGCATCATTGATGAGAAAAATTTTGCGGTCATCGGGGGAAGAGCCGAAGCGGTGCAGACGATCTTGAAGGACAAAAGCTCCGGCCAATCTCCGTCGCTCGATGTCGCGTTGAAACTGTGTGTCACGGCACTGGAACAGACGGCAAATCAAAAGCTGCAACCCGAAGGCTTGGAAGTGGCGGTCTTGGACAGGACCCGTACCGGCCGAAAGTTCCGTCGTATCTCGGTGAGTGACATCAGACGAATCCTCTCTCCTTAGTCTTCATCTTCGTGAAGGCTCCCTTTGTTGCGGATCCGAGAACGGGCGTGTAACCTATCTCTAGGTCTTTCATGATGTCGTCGGGTCCCATGAAACAACGAATATTCGGCCTCGAGAATGAGTACGGCCTTATTTTCTCTCCTAATGGCCGGATTTACCTTCCCATGGAAAAGGTTCTCGGGTACATCTTTGAGGGGCTGATTCCCAACAGCTGGCCATCGAATGCATTCTTGGTCAATGGGGCGCGATTTTATCAGGATACCGGCTGTCACCCCGAATACTCGACTCCGGAATGCGACAACATTACTGACCTTGTGGTCCATGACAAGGCTGGAGAACGGCTATTGGAAGCCTGTTTGCCGGCGGCGGAGGAGCGGCTCCGCGAGGAAGGACTGTCCGGGGAGATCTATATTTTCAAGAACAACACGGACTCGCTGGGCAATACGTATGGATGTCACGAGAACTTTCTCATGCGACGTGACGTCGATTTTTGGAAAGTCACCGAACAACTGATCCCGTTTTTTGTGACTCGCCAAGTCTTCAGCGGAGCGGGGAAAGTCCTGAAAGTGTCTGGAAAACCCCAGTACTTCATTTCGCAACGGGCTCAGCATATTCATGAAAAAACATCGTCCTCCACGACATCTTCCAGAAGCATCATCAATACGCGCGATGAACCCCATTCGGATGCTGAACGCTATCGACGACTCCACATCATCGTTGGGGATTCCAATATGTCTGAATACGCGACCTACCTCAAGGTCGGGACAGCTGCGTTGGTCCTTTCGATGATCGAGGAAGGGTATACCGTGCATGGGATGGAGCTTGAAGACTCGGTGAAGGCCATCAGGGAGGTGTCACGCGATCCGACGTTGAAAAAAAAGGTCAAACTTGATGATGGTCGGCAAATGACTGCGATCGAAATTCAACGAGTCTACGTGAAGAGAGCTCGAGAATACTTGGCCCAAGAAGATCATGAATCGACCATGGATGATGTGTGCGACAAATGGGAAGCCGTCCTGCAGCAGTTGGAAGAGGATCCCATGCAGCTCACACATCAGATTGATTGGGTCACCAAGAAACATGTGATCCAATCGTACGTGGATAAGCGACATTGCGGTTGGGACGACCCACGCGTGTTCTTGTTGGATTTACAGTACCATGATGTGAAGCGGACACGGGGCTTGTATTACTTGATGGAGTCTCGTGGGCTGATCGAACGGGTGGTAGAGGAAGAGACCGTCCAACGAGCGATGTCCACGCCGCCACAAACGACGAGGGCCAAGGTCCGTGGAGATTTTATCCGGTTTGCACGAGCCAAAAACCGGTCGTATACCGTGGACTGGACCTATCTCAAGCTGAATGGGTATTGGGAAGAGACGATTCTCTGTATGGATCCTTTCAGTGCGGTGAATCGACGGGTTGAAGAATTAATCTCCCAGGTATCCGGAGGACGGTTCTACCGATGAGATTGCTGTACGATCTGAAAGTTCGATATTCTACCACGGAGAGACGGTTCTGGATTAGGGCGATGGTTCTTCTCGCTGTTGCCTTTCCCATCGGTTGCATTGCGATTTCCCTGCCGAGCGTGCAAGCTGGTGATGCTCACTATACGGGCAAGCAAGGTCAAATTTTGGTGGTCAACGTTCCAACCGATGGTGGTGTCACCGGCGTAGAGGGAACGTTTCTAGGCCGTTCCCTCAGCTTCTTCCCTGATCCCCGATTTGAAGAACCGAAAGGATTTGTTGGTTTGCTCGGGATCGACTTGCAAGATGAACCGGGAATCCATGAACTGACCGTCAAAGTACAGGCTGTGGAGCAAAGCCAGACGTTGACGTACCGTGTCCAGGTTCTCAAGGAGAAATTTCAGGTTGAGCGCCTCACGCTGCCGAAAAACAAAGTCGATCTTGATGAAAAACATTTGGCTCGATGGCAGGCGGAACAAGCACAGGTAAAGGACATGCTGGCCCACGATTCCCGCATGAAGTTCTGGCAGGCGGGTTTTGTCGAGCCGGTGAGCGGCAAGCGAACCGGAATTTTCGGGAGTGTCAGGATCATGAATGGTCAGGCCCGCAATCCTCATAACGGTGAAGATATCGGCGCTCCGCTCGGAACCGAGGTGGTTGCGACAAATGACGGCATTGTACGGCTGACTGTTGATCATGTTTTTTCTGGGAAAGGAGTCTTTTTAGACCACGGGCTGGGTTTGTACTCAATGTATTTCCATCTCTCCGAAGTGCTGGTCAAGGAAGGCGATGTGGTAAAGACCGGTGAGATCGTCGGTAAAGTGGGAGCCACCGGGAGAGCGACCGGCCCCCATCTCCATTGGGGGGTGAAACTCAACGGCGCGCGCGTGAATCCCTATGCCTTGCTGGATCTACCGTTCACGGGGAGTGTGCAATCGGCCGCTCCGGTGCCGGTCTCGGTTCCAGGGACTGGTGTCGGCTCGCCGGATCCATAATTCTAGCCGTCTGTCATTTCAGGTTTTCCCTATGATTTCCGACTGACCTTGCACAACGCCGGCATACCCTCTGGTTCCTCCAGTGGATATCGGGTTCAGCATGAGAATCTTCCTGTTTCCTCGTTTCGCTCCTGCTCGCCGCTCATCGATTCTCGCTGACTGAACAGACGGGTCAGTTCAAAGGAGCGCTCTTCCTTCTCCTCATCGGTATCCAATTGCTGACTGCCGCGACTCTCATTTCTCAACATCGAGAAGAGCGTGCTCAGTCATCGTCGATGGAAGTTGATAAGGAAGACCATGAGAAAGTCGGGGCAAGGGAGGTGAACCCATCGAGGGAGCAAGGAAAGAAATCGTGAAATACGCTCAGGTGCCTAGATTAAAAAAGTTATGCTGGTAAACGAGTTGAGTGATTTGAAAAGAGGCATTGTAAGAAGAATTTGGTAAACATCGATGGGGGTTCAGGACTCTTGTGATCTTATAAACTGGATGAATGAATTCTGCGCGTCGATGGCATTCTGCGGCTAGATTCTGAAAACATGATAGGGCGAGGTTACAAATACGAGTTTCCAACGCATCACGATCGACCTAGTAGAGCGGTGTGATCTCCAGAAGGTTCGTGTGGTTCGCTACTCGGCATCCAGTCTTGTGAGGTCATGCAGCGCATTGCGCAGTGGGACGGCAACGCTCTTCCCGACAGCATTCTCATAGCTCACCTGCGCTTTTCGCCAAAACCGTTTGGCCTCTGCGAATTTTTCTGCACCTTTTGCGGCAAGCCTCACACGGCGTATTCTGCCGTCGGCAGCACCTGGTCGCAATACGACCAGATTTCGGCGAAGGAGAGGCCTCAGATTATGTCCAAGAGTCGATCGATCCATTACAAGATAATCCGACAGCTCATTCATAGTTGGAGGCTTATGGCGACTATGGGACAGTTCCGCTAGGATGGACAACTGGGTCGTTTTTAACCCTATAGCTCTCAGATGAGTGTCATAGATCAACGAAACGCGTCGCGCAGGTGATCCAATTGTTTTTGCCCGCTAAGGATGAACCCGTCACGCCGCGGAGCTTGCGCTTCGCGCTCGAT is a genomic window of Candidatus Nitrospira kreftii containing:
- a CDS encoding Thiamine biosynthesis protein ThiS; its protein translation is MDSEIQIHLNGQVRTWRSGTTVADLLHDLDIKAERVAVELNLEVLDRARFDQRLLKDGDRLEIIGFIGGGSL
- a CDS encoding thiamine biosynthesis ThiGH complex subunit, coding for MADDRLIIAGREFKSRLWVGTGKYKDFVETQKAIEISGADVVTVAVRRVNITDRSKENLLDYIDPKKYTILPNTAGCYSVEDAVRYSRLARAAGVSDLVKLEVLGDERTLFPDTAGLIEAAKILAKEGFIVLPYTNDDPIVAQKLVDVGCPAVMPLAAPIGSGLGIRNPYNLKIIMEMIKVPIIVDAGVGTASDAAFAMELGADAVLMNTAIAGAQNPLAMAEAMKYAVHAGRLAYRAGRIPRKLYATASSPIEGML
- a CDS encoding putative thiamine-phosphate synthase, with amino-acid sequence MPPIDFRLLLVTDRHQIHGRSLVTVLSHAIHAGVHAIQLRERDLSTGELLSLAGDLQAITTPGGVSLIINDRVDLAMALGLDGVHLRADSLPSHSVRQIIGPRRLIGVSAHSAEDVRHANHGCVDYVVLGPIFDTPSKRSFGPPLGLDLLADVCRNSSIPVFAIGGITCERVCEVRQAGAHGVAVIGALLTRDDIGAAVREFTCALEM
- a CDS encoding Proteasome-associated ATPase; protein product: MAESKGQPNRLRSLRDSVKKITKRLSEGDGEMIHKNDEHARELDKLRVQIQSMEEEIRRLYQSRHQLDQANKQNEKLVATLQEAKAQIEALRTEVEKLTAPPSAYAIFSSMNADGTGNVYVSGRKMKVSLHPSIRPTELRKGREVVLNEALNVIEVKGFDSQGEVVRLKDVLEGGRALVTLHFDEEKVAELGDPLLTERLSVGDHLLYDSRSGYVIEKLPKSEASELVLEEVPDVDYEHIGGLQKELDQVRDAVELPFLHPQVFSEYKLSAPKGVLLYGPPGCGKTLIAKAVANSIAKKLGHRAGKEIRSYFLHVKGPELLNKYVGESERQVREVFKKAKERADDGHPVIVFFDEMDALFRTRGTGVSSDIESTIVPQFLSEIDGVERLRNVIVIGASNRQDLIDPAVLRAGRLDVKVKVGRPDATAARDIFSKYISTDLPFAQEDIERHGGDRQALVDRLTALTVETMYAASEENKFIEVTYANGEKEVLYFKDFASGALIEGIVSRAKKFAVKRVIAHEGSGLHSDDLIRAIREEFKEHEDLPNTTNPDDWAKVAGKKGEKIVHLRTISGGPTEHRQIETISTGHYL
- a CDS encoding Depupylase, which gives rise to MDRQSIGKLKPSVLATISSDCMQEHTPTNRARVLGTETEFGIVSKDATTLDPVSGSFAVIGHYPGLPAPSAIWDYENENPLLDARGFEVNGERERPNPDYNRQLNKVLANGGRLYVDGAHPEYSTPECSSAREVVAFERVGERILAKSLQEMTRVRRSEQYLLYKNNSDGKGNSYGYHENYLVSRAVSFDKIARVLTPFLVTRPIFAGAGKVGAENQTSPAEYQISQRADFFECLMDLNTMVKRPIINTRDEPHADSARFRRLHVITGDANMAEVSTYLKVGTLDVVLDLLESGAEVPQLELDEPVRVFKQVSRDLEVKQTVKLAGGRPTTAISVQRAYLKAAQTFYAAHGCPSTIQDVLIRWDGVLNKLERDPRLLVKELDWVAKRHMIESYMDRKGCGWDDSRMKLMDLQYHDVRPEKGLFYTLERGHLIDRIVEEDEIQRAELNPPIGTRAYFRGRCVRKFAKSLYGASWTSVLFDAGNNTIKKVPLMDPHRGTQSLTRELLDTADSIDELLEKLKV
- a CDS encoding Proteasome subunit beta is translated as MKLPYLPNHDDSSFFDFLTKQYPGLTLGSHGMAPASEPMRSAGPIAVPYATTVLAIKYQDGVVIAGDRRATEGFQIADRRIEKVFKIDEWSAMAIAGAAGPCIEMAKLFQTELEHYEKLEGITLSCEGKANKLGQMVKANLPMVFQGLVVMPLYVGYDVTRAEGRIFKYDITGGRYEESDYHAIGSGGKDARNTMREHFRKNLSEADALNLALLSLYNAADDDVGTGGPDLIRGIYPTAKFVTAKGITDVVDEKLKAVYDEMMTARRSREA
- a CDS encoding Proteasome subunit alpha produces the protein MVMPYYVSPEQMMQDKAEYAKKGIAKGRSIIAMEYVDGILLTADNPSASLHKVSEIYDNIAFAGAGKYSEFENLRKAGIRHADLKGFMYSREDVTGRSLANGYSQSLGTVFSQEMKPLEVEILVVQAGTNNGYPNEIYRISFDGSIIDEKNFAVIGGRAEAVQTILKDKSSGQSPSLDVALKLCVTALEQTANQKLQPEGLEVAVLDRTRTGRKFRRISVSDIRRILSP
- a CDS encoding Pup--protein ligase, whose amino-acid sequence is MMSSGPMKQRIFGLENEYGLIFSPNGRIYLPMEKVLGYIFEGLIPNSWPSNAFLVNGARFYQDTGCHPEYSTPECDNITDLVVHDKAGERLLEACLPAAEERLREEGLSGEIYIFKNNTDSLGNTYGCHENFLMRRDVDFWKVTEQLIPFFVTRQVFSGAGKVLKVSGKPQYFISQRAQHIHEKTSSSTTSSRSIINTRDEPHSDAERYRRLHIIVGDSNMSEYATYLKVGTAALVLSMIEEGYTVHGMELEDSVKAIREVSRDPTLKKKVKLDDGRQMTAIEIQRVYVKRAREYLAQEDHESTMDDVCDKWEAVLQQLEEDPMQLTHQIDWVTKKHVIQSYVDKRHCGWDDPRVFLLDLQYHDVKRTRGLYYLMESRGLIERVVEEETVQRAMSTPPQTTRAKVRGDFIRFARAKNRSYTVDWTYLKLNGYWEETILCMDPFSAVNRRVEELISQVSGGRFYR
- a CDS encoding Peptidase M23 — encoded protein: MRLLYDLKVRYSTTERRFWIRAMVLLAVAFPIGCIAISLPSVQAGDAHYTGKQGQILVVNVPTDGGVTGVEGTFLGRSLSFFPDPRFEEPKGFVGLLGIDLQDEPGIHELTVKVQAVEQSQTLTYRVQVLKEKFQVERLTLPKNKVDLDEKHLARWQAEQAQVKDMLAHDSRMKFWQAGFVEPVSGKRTGIFGSVRIMNGQARNPHNGEDIGAPLGTEVVATNDGIVRLTVDHVFSGKGVFLDHGLGLYSMYFHLSEVLVKEGDVVKTGEIVGKVGATGRATGPHLHWGVKLNGARVNPYALLDLPFTGSVQSAAPVPVSVPGTGVGSPDP
- a CDS encoding hypothetical protein (conserved protein of unknown function), which translates into the protein MNELSDYLVMDRSTLGHNLRPLLRRNLVVLRPGAADGRIRRVRLAAKGAEKFAEAKRFWRKAQVSYENAVGKSVAVPLRNALHDLTRLDAE